One region of Cuculus canorus isolate bCucCan1 chromosome 6, bCucCan1.pri, whole genome shotgun sequence genomic DNA includes:
- the LOC104054509 gene encoding tubulin alpha-5 chain, whose amino-acid sequence MRECISIHVGQAGVQMGNTCWELYCLEHGIQPDGQMPSDKTIGGGDDSFTTFFCETGAGKHVPRAIFVDLEPTVIDEVRGGVYRQLFHPEQMITGKEDAANNYARGHYTIGKEIIDQVLDRIRKLADQCTGLQGFLVFRSFGGGTGSGFTSLLMERLSVDYGKKSKLEFSIYPAPQVSTAVVEPYNSILTTHSTLEHSDCAFMVDNEAIYDICRRNLDIERPTYTNLNRLISQVVSSITASLRFDGALNVDLTEFQTNLVPYPRIHFPLATYAPVVSAERAYHEQLSVAEITNSCFEPVNQMVKCDPRHGKYMACCLLYRGDVVPKDVNAAIATIKTKRSIQFVDWCPTGFKVGINYQPPTVVPGGDLAKVQRAVCMLSNTTAIAEAWARLDHKFDLMYAKRAFVHWYVGEGMEEGEFSEAREDMAALEKDYEEVGLDSYEDEEEGEE is encoded by the exons ATG cgTGAGTGCATCTCCATCCATGTCGGCCAGGCCGGCGTCCAGATGGGCAACACCTGCTGGGAGCTGTACTGCCTGGAACACGGCATCCAGCCTGACGGGCAGATGCCCAGCGACAAAACCATTGGTGGAGGGGATGActccttcaccaccttcttCTGTGAGACTGGGGCTGGGAAGCATGTCCCGCGGGCCATCTTCGTGGACCTGGAGCCCACCGTGATTG ATGAGGTTCGTGGAGGAGTGTACCGCCAGCTATTCCACCCTGAACAGATGATCACTGGCAAGGAGGATGCTGCCAACAACTATGCCCGTGGGCACTACACCATTGGCAAAGAGATCATCGACCAAGTGCTGGACAGGATCCGGAAGCTG GCTGACCAGTGCACTGGACTCCAGGGCTTCCTCGTGTTTCGTAGTTTTGGAGGAGGAACCGGCTCTGGATTCACCTCCCTGTTGATGGAGCGGCTCTCCGTTGATTATGGCAAGAAGTCCAAGCTGGAGTTCTCCATCTACCCTGCTCCACAGGTCTCCACTGCTGTAGTGGAGCCGTACAACTCCATTCTCACCACACACAGCACCCTGGAGCACTCAGACTGTGCTTTCATGGTGGACAATGAGGCCATCTACGACATCTGCCGCAGGAACCTTGATATTGAGCGCCCAACCTACACCAATTTGAACAGACTCATCAGTCAGGTCGTCTCATCCATCACAGCGTCACTGAGGTTTGACGGGGCCCTGAATGTTGACCTGACGGAGTTCCAGACCAACCTTGTGCCTTACCCTCGCATCCACTTCCCCCTGGCCACCTATGCTCCTGTAGTTTCGGCTGAGAGAGCTTATCACGAGCAGCTGTCAGTGGCTGAGATCACCAACTCCTGCTTTGAGCCAGTCAACCAGATGGTGAAGTGTGACCCTCGCCACGGCAAGTACATGGCCTGCTGCCTGCTGTACCGTGGGGATGTGGTGCCCAAGGATGTCAACGCCGCCATCGCCACCATCAAGACCAAGCGCAGCATCCAGTTTGTGGACTGGTGTCCCACAGGCTTCAAGGTGGGCATCAACTACCAGCCGCCCACAGTGGTGCCAGGGGGAGACCTGGCCAAGGTGCAGCGCGCCGTCTGCATGCTGAGCAACACCACGGCCATCGCCGAGGCCTGGGCTCGCCTAGACCACAAGTTTGACCTGATGTACGCCAAGCGAGCCTTCGTGCACTGGTACGTGGGCGAGGGCATGGAGGAAGGGGAGTTCTCCGAGGCACGGGAAGACATGGCTGCTCTGGAGAAGGATTATGAGGAGGTCGGCCTGGACTCCTatgaggatgaagaggagggCGAGGAATAA
- the DNAJB2 gene encoding dnaJ homolog subfamily B member 2 isoform X1, giving the protein MVDYYEALGVSRNATAEDIKKAYRKAALKWHPDKNPDNKEYAEQRFKEIAEAYEVLSDKQKRDVYDRYGKDGLMGAGPGGSRADAGAPEFTFTFRSAHDVFREFFGGRDPFADFFDEMLPFSELRGPGSRHHGGGRFFSPFPGSSDFFTSSFSSGADAGLGFRSVSTSTTFVNGKRITTKRIIENGRERVEVEEDGELKSIHIDGVPDDMALGLELSRREQQAFPSPRPRSPPPSTPYKPPSSSPVCVYTDSEDEDEDLQLAMAYSLSEMEAAGHHRAGGHSPSAPPVPGGGNSTPSSARRARGPRGGLERELLGAGSPGAVGHEPAPKSKQWHCPLL; this is encoded by the exons ATGGTGGACTACTATGAAGCACTGGGGGTGAGCCGCAATGCCACTGCTGAGGACATCAAGAAAGC GTACAGGAAGGCCGCGCTGAAATGGCACCCGGATAAAAACCCAGACAACAAGGAGTACGCTGAGCAGAGGTTCAAAGAGATCGCCGAGGCGTACGAAGTGCTGTCAGACA aaCAGAAACGTGATGTCTACGACCGTTATGGCAAGGATGGACTCATGGGGGCAG GACCAGGAGGTTCCAGGGCTGATGCTGGGGCCCCCGAATTCACCTTCACCTTCCGCAGCGCTCATGACGTCTTCCGGGAGTTCTTTGGCGGGCGAGACCCCTTCGCTGACTTCTTTG ACGAGATGCTTCCCTTCTCTGAGCTGCGAGGACCTGGCTCCCGGCACCATGGGGGAGGCcgcttcttttcccccttcccaggATCCTCAG ATTTCTTCACCTCGTCCTTCAGCTCTGGCGCTGATGCTGGGCTGGGCTTCCGCTCCGTCTCCACTTCCACCACTTTCGTTAACGGCAAGCGCATCACCACCAAGCG gaTTATTGAGAACGGGCGGGAGCGAGTGGAAgtggaggaggatggggagctGAAGTCGATCCACATTGATG GTGTCCCTGATGATATGGCactggggctggagctgagccGGCGAGAGCAGCAAGCGTTCCCTAGCCCGCGCCCCCGCTCGCCCCCACCATCCACTCCATACAAGCCCCCAAGCTCCTCACCTGTCTGCGTCTACACGGACAgcgaggatgaggatgaggacTTGCAGCTGGCCATGGCTTACAGCCTCTCCGAGATGGAGGCCGCGGGGCACCACCGAGCAGGTGGGCACAGCCCCAGCGCCCCGCCAGTGCCGGGGGGCGGCAACAgcaccccctcctctgcccgcAGGGCCCGTGGTCCCCGGGGGGGGCTGGagcgggagctgctgggggCTGGGAGCCCCGGTGCAGTGGGGCACGAACCTGCCCCCAAATCGAAGCAGTGGCACTGccccctgctctga
- the DNAJB2 gene encoding dnaJ homolog subfamily B member 2 isoform X2, with protein sequence MVDYYEALGVSRNATAEDIKKAYRKAALKWHPDKNPDNKEYAEQRFKEIAEAYEVLSDKQKRDVYDRYGKDGLMGAGPGGSRADAGAPEFTFTFRSAHDVFREFFGGRDPFADFFDEMLPFSELRGPGSRHHGGGRFFSPFPGSSDFFTSSFSSGADAGLGFRSVSTSTTFVNGKRITTKRIIENGRERVEVEEDGELKSIHIDGVPDDMALGLELSRREQQAFPSPRPRSPPPSTPYKPPSSSPVCVYTDSEDEDEDLQLAMAYSLSEMEAAGHHRAGVF encoded by the exons ATGGTGGACTACTATGAAGCACTGGGGGTGAGCCGCAATGCCACTGCTGAGGACATCAAGAAAGC GTACAGGAAGGCCGCGCTGAAATGGCACCCGGATAAAAACCCAGACAACAAGGAGTACGCTGAGCAGAGGTTCAAAGAGATCGCCGAGGCGTACGAAGTGCTGTCAGACA aaCAGAAACGTGATGTCTACGACCGTTATGGCAAGGATGGACTCATGGGGGCAG GACCAGGAGGTTCCAGGGCTGATGCTGGGGCCCCCGAATTCACCTTCACCTTCCGCAGCGCTCATGACGTCTTCCGGGAGTTCTTTGGCGGGCGAGACCCCTTCGCTGACTTCTTTG ACGAGATGCTTCCCTTCTCTGAGCTGCGAGGACCTGGCTCCCGGCACCATGGGGGAGGCcgcttcttttcccccttcccaggATCCTCAG ATTTCTTCACCTCGTCCTTCAGCTCTGGCGCTGATGCTGGGCTGGGCTTCCGCTCCGTCTCCACTTCCACCACTTTCGTTAACGGCAAGCGCATCACCACCAAGCG gaTTATTGAGAACGGGCGGGAGCGAGTGGAAgtggaggaggatggggagctGAAGTCGATCCACATTGATG GTGTCCCTGATGATATGGCactggggctggagctgagccGGCGAGAGCAGCAAGCGTTCCCTAGCCCGCGCCCCCGCTCGCCCCCACCATCCACTCCATACAAGCCCCCAAGCTCCTCACCTGTCTGCGTCTACACGGACAgcgaggatgaggatgaggacTTGCAGCTGGCCATGGCTTACAGCCTCTCCGAGATGGAGGCCGCGGGGCACCACCGAGCAG GTGTGTTCTGA
- the PTPRN gene encoding receptor-type tyrosine-protein phosphatase-like N isoform X1 has protein sequence MGRRLLRALLCLLLLAGRGLLRDGGASATATAAHGCLFDRRLCSPQEVCVQDGLFGQCQVGSVQDRPYFQVTSPVLQRLQDVLRHLMAQGLSWQDGITQYVISQEMERIPRLRPPPSLEPAARDRFQPLRGSPQRAPLPVDPGLPAAQHLGQPPPLLRSPLVQRYLEHLLLSPAPQLGFEEALLNPYSYHKFGYQDGAHQLPSSSVRQSPETSSLLGRVPAQALFGAGPVPSYGGQTGTDGGHLFQDLGLFSLPRDKASRPDPASTRLHHSLRLPGDYRDMEEREQPSPLAVRPHPAQTDAALKRLASLLASYGLGLPELSPQQLSSLSTFLQLLQNSGVAGPEAPTAKRVGLQQAGAGGGAAPQVTEGDMQHGEEPVSPSSTVPPQKFPASSSPGDALRGRAVSSPAPRAEPQRGHGEDTLSPGKQVIVEKKSYMGVKDNGVQQGTRPPDEYSYIITDQKPLELATGVRLLELLAKHLHLSTASFINISVVGPALTFRIRQNPQNLSLADVASQAEQVKAELEAELGLKIVQTGVGERNEAAAYSHPSHFGDGFHSVLLTFIALACVAGIAIAAAAAICLRRHAKQREKERLAALGPEGAADTTLEYQELCRQHMAAKSLFGRAEASAAPAETSRVSSVSSQFSDAPQPSPSSHSSTPSWCEEPVQSNMDISTGHMILAYMEDHLRNRDRLAKEWQALCAYQAEPSVCSIAQSEANLKKNRNPDYVPYDHMRIKLKAESNPSRSDFINASPIIEHDPRMPAYIATQGPLSHTIADFWQMVWEHGCTVIVMLSPLAEDSVKQCDRYWPDEGSSLYHIYEVNLVSEHIWCEDFLVRSFYLKNVQSQETRTLTQFHFLSWPAEGIPATTRPLLDFRRKVNKCYRGRSCPIIVHCSDGAGRTGTYILIDMVLNRMAKGVKEIDIAATLEHIRDQRPGMVQTKDQFEFALTAVAEEVNAILKALPQ, from the exons ATGGGGCGGCGGCTCCTCCGGGCGCTcctttgcctcctcctcctggccGGCCGCGGGCTCCTGCGGGACGGCGGCGCCTCCGCTACGGCCACCGCCGCTCACG GCTGCCTGTTCGACAGGAGGCTGTGCTCCCCCCAGGAGGTGTGTGTGCAGG ATGGGCTGTTTGGGCAGTGCCAGGTGGGCTCCGTGCAGGACAGACCCTACTTCCAGGTTACCTCTCCTGTGCTCCAGCGCCTGCAGGATGTCTTGCGGCATCTTATGGCACAAG GGCTCTCCTGGCAGGACGGCATCACCCAGTATGTGATCTCGCAGGAGATGGAGCGCATTCCCCGCCTCCGCCCACCACCCTCACTGGAGCCAGCAGCCAGGGACAG GTTCCAGCCCCTCCGTGGCTCTCCCCAGCGAGCCCCGCTCCCTGTGGACCCTGGCTTACCAGCAGCTCAGCATCTGGGGCAGCCCCCACCGCTGCTGCGCTCCCCCCTGGTGCAGAGgtacctggagcacctcctgctgtcccctgcaccccagctggGCTTTGAGGAGGCTCTGCTCAACCCCTACTCCTACCACAAG TTTGGCTACCAGGATGGTGCTCAccagctccccagcagctcagtgAGGCAGAGCCCTGAGACATCCTCGCTGCTGGGCAGAGTCCCTGCCCAGGCCCTTTTTGGGGCCGGGCCTGTGCCCTCCTATGGTGGGCAGACAGGAACGGATGGAGGACATCTCTTCCAGGATTTGGGCTTGTTTTCCCTGCCTAGAGACAAAGCCAGCCGCCCAGATCCTGCCAGCACGAGGCTCCACCACAGCTTACGGCTCCCTGGTGACTACAGGGacatggaggagagggagcagcCATCACCCCTGGCTGTCCGGCCACACCCTGCACAGACAG ATGCTGCCCTGAAGAGATTGGCCTCCCTTCTGGCCAGCTATGGCCTGGGGCTGCCAGAGCTGAGCCcccagcagctgagcagcctCTCCAcgttccttcagctgctccagaacTCTG gtGTTGCTGGCCCTGAAGCACCCACAGCAAAACGTGTGGGTTTGCAGCAGGCTGGTGCTGGAGGAGGTGCAGCGCCACag gTGACTGAGGGCGACATGCAGCACGGGGAGGAGCCAGTGTCTCCTTCCTCTACAGTGCCACCCCAAAAATTCCCAGCTAGCAGCTCCCCAGGGGATGCACTGAGGGGCAGGGCAGTGTCCTCACCAGCCCCCCGGGCTGAGCcacagaggggacatggggaggaCACACTCAGCCCTGGGAAGCAGGTCATAGTGGAGAAGAAGAGCTACATGGGGGTGAAGGACAACGGGGTGCAGCAAGGCACACGACCACCGGATGAGTACAGCTACATCATCACAGACCAGAA GCCCCTGGAGCTGGCCACCGGCGTGCGGCTGCTGGAGCTCCTCGCCAAGCACCTCCACCTCTCCACAGCCAGTTTCATCAACATCAG TGTTGTGGGCCCCGCGCTCACCTTCCGCATCCGGCAGAACCCCCAGAACCTCTCACTGGCGGACGTGGCCAGCCAGGCTG AGCAAgtgaaggcagagctggaggcagagctgggccTGAAGATTGTGCAAACAGGAGTGGGAGAG CGAAACGAGGCTGCTGCCTACTCACACCCATCCCACTTCGGGGATGGCTTCCACTCAGTGCTGCTGACCTTCATCGCACTGGCCTGTGTGGCAGGCATCGCCATTGCAGCCGCTGCAGCCATCTGCCTCAGGCGCCATGCGAAGCAACGGGAGAAGGAGCGCCTGGCTGCCCTGGGGCCTGAAGGTGCTGCTGACACCACCCTCGAGTACCAG GAGCTGTGCCGCCAGCACATGGCTGCCAAGTCACTCTTTGGCCGTGCGGAGGCAtctgcagcaccagcagagaCCTCGCGGGTCAGCAGTGTCTCATCCCAGTTCAGCGATGCCCCgcagcccagccccagctcccacagcagcacccCCTCCTGGTGCGAGGAGCCGGTCCAGTCCAACATGGACATCTCCACCGGACACATGATCCTG GCCTACATGGAGGACCACCTCCGCAACCGGGACCGACTGGCCAAGGAGTGGCAGGCTCTCTGTGCCTACCAGGCTGAGCCCAGTGTTTGCTCCATCGCCCAGAGTGAAGCCAACCTGAAGAAGAACCGCAACCCTGATTATGTACCCT ATGACCACATGCGGATcaagctgaaagcagaaagtaaCCCATCCCGTAGTGACTTCATCAATGCCAGTCCAATT ATTGAGCACGACCCACGGATGCCAGCATACATTGCCACGCAGGGGCCGCTGTCTCACACTATTGCTGATTTCTGGCAG ATGGTGTGGGAGCATGGCTGCACTGTCATCGTCATGCTGAGCCCACTGGCTGAGGACAGCGTCAAGCAGTGTGACCGCTACTGGCCGGATGAAGGCTCCTCTCTCTACCACATCTACGAG GTGAACCTGGTGTCGGAGCACATCTGGTGTGAGGATTTCCTGGTGCGCAGCTTCTACCTGAAGAATGTTCAGTCACAGGAGACCCGCACCCTGACGCAGTTCCACTTCCTCAGCTGGCCAGCCGAGGGGATCCCTGCCACCACCCGGCCTCTCCTTGACTTCCGCAG GAAGGTGAACAAGTGTTACCGGGGTCGCTCCTGCCCTATTATTGTGCACTGCAG TGATGGTGCTGGCAGAACTGGGACATACATCCTCATTGACATGGTCCTGAACCGAATGGCCAAAG ggGTGAAGGAGATAGACATAGCTGCTACGCTGGAACACATCAGAGACCAGCGACCAGGCATGGTGCAGACCAAG GACCAGTTTGAGTTCGCACTGACGGCTGTGGCAGAGGAAGTGAATGCCATCCTGAAGGCGCTGCCACAGTGA
- the PTPRN gene encoding receptor-type tyrosine-protein phosphatase-like N isoform X2 — MGRRLLRALLCLLLLAGRGLLRDGGASATATAAHGCLFDRRLCSPQEVCVQGLSWQDGITQYVISQEMERIPRLRPPPSLEPAARDRFQPLRGSPQRAPLPVDPGLPAAQHLGQPPPLLRSPLVQRYLEHLLLSPAPQLGFEEALLNPYSYHKFGYQDGAHQLPSSSVRQSPETSSLLGRVPAQALFGAGPVPSYGGQTGTDGGHLFQDLGLFSLPRDKASRPDPASTRLHHSLRLPGDYRDMEEREQPSPLAVRPHPAQTDAALKRLASLLASYGLGLPELSPQQLSSLSTFLQLLQNSGVAGPEAPTAKRVGLQQAGAGGGAAPQVTEGDMQHGEEPVSPSSTVPPQKFPASSSPGDALRGRAVSSPAPRAEPQRGHGEDTLSPGKQVIVEKKSYMGVKDNGVQQGTRPPDEYSYIITDQKPLELATGVRLLELLAKHLHLSTASFINISVVGPALTFRIRQNPQNLSLADVASQAEQVKAELEAELGLKIVQTGVGERNEAAAYSHPSHFGDGFHSVLLTFIALACVAGIAIAAAAAICLRRHAKQREKERLAALGPEGAADTTLEYQELCRQHMAAKSLFGRAEASAAPAETSRVSSVSSQFSDAPQPSPSSHSSTPSWCEEPVQSNMDISTGHMILAYMEDHLRNRDRLAKEWQALCAYQAEPSVCSIAQSEANLKKNRNPDYVPYDHMRIKLKAESNPSRSDFINASPIIEHDPRMPAYIATQGPLSHTIADFWQMVWEHGCTVIVMLSPLAEDSVKQCDRYWPDEGSSLYHIYEVNLVSEHIWCEDFLVRSFYLKNVQSQETRTLTQFHFLSWPAEGIPATTRPLLDFRRKVNKCYRGRSCPIIVHCSDGAGRTGTYILIDMVLNRMAKGVKEIDIAATLEHIRDQRPGMVQTKDQFEFALTAVAEEVNAILKALPQ; from the exons ATGGGGCGGCGGCTCCTCCGGGCGCTcctttgcctcctcctcctggccGGCCGCGGGCTCCTGCGGGACGGCGGCGCCTCCGCTACGGCCACCGCCGCTCACG GCTGCCTGTTCGACAGGAGGCTGTGCTCCCCCCAGGAGGTGTGTGTGCAGG GGCTCTCCTGGCAGGACGGCATCACCCAGTATGTGATCTCGCAGGAGATGGAGCGCATTCCCCGCCTCCGCCCACCACCCTCACTGGAGCCAGCAGCCAGGGACAG GTTCCAGCCCCTCCGTGGCTCTCCCCAGCGAGCCCCGCTCCCTGTGGACCCTGGCTTACCAGCAGCTCAGCATCTGGGGCAGCCCCCACCGCTGCTGCGCTCCCCCCTGGTGCAGAGgtacctggagcacctcctgctgtcccctgcaccccagctggGCTTTGAGGAGGCTCTGCTCAACCCCTACTCCTACCACAAG TTTGGCTACCAGGATGGTGCTCAccagctccccagcagctcagtgAGGCAGAGCCCTGAGACATCCTCGCTGCTGGGCAGAGTCCCTGCCCAGGCCCTTTTTGGGGCCGGGCCTGTGCCCTCCTATGGTGGGCAGACAGGAACGGATGGAGGACATCTCTTCCAGGATTTGGGCTTGTTTTCCCTGCCTAGAGACAAAGCCAGCCGCCCAGATCCTGCCAGCACGAGGCTCCACCACAGCTTACGGCTCCCTGGTGACTACAGGGacatggaggagagggagcagcCATCACCCCTGGCTGTCCGGCCACACCCTGCACAGACAG ATGCTGCCCTGAAGAGATTGGCCTCCCTTCTGGCCAGCTATGGCCTGGGGCTGCCAGAGCTGAGCCcccagcagctgagcagcctCTCCAcgttccttcagctgctccagaacTCTG gtGTTGCTGGCCCTGAAGCACCCACAGCAAAACGTGTGGGTTTGCAGCAGGCTGGTGCTGGAGGAGGTGCAGCGCCACag gTGACTGAGGGCGACATGCAGCACGGGGAGGAGCCAGTGTCTCCTTCCTCTACAGTGCCACCCCAAAAATTCCCAGCTAGCAGCTCCCCAGGGGATGCACTGAGGGGCAGGGCAGTGTCCTCACCAGCCCCCCGGGCTGAGCcacagaggggacatggggaggaCACACTCAGCCCTGGGAAGCAGGTCATAGTGGAGAAGAAGAGCTACATGGGGGTGAAGGACAACGGGGTGCAGCAAGGCACACGACCACCGGATGAGTACAGCTACATCATCACAGACCAGAA GCCCCTGGAGCTGGCCACCGGCGTGCGGCTGCTGGAGCTCCTCGCCAAGCACCTCCACCTCTCCACAGCCAGTTTCATCAACATCAG TGTTGTGGGCCCCGCGCTCACCTTCCGCATCCGGCAGAACCCCCAGAACCTCTCACTGGCGGACGTGGCCAGCCAGGCTG AGCAAgtgaaggcagagctggaggcagagctgggccTGAAGATTGTGCAAACAGGAGTGGGAGAG CGAAACGAGGCTGCTGCCTACTCACACCCATCCCACTTCGGGGATGGCTTCCACTCAGTGCTGCTGACCTTCATCGCACTGGCCTGTGTGGCAGGCATCGCCATTGCAGCCGCTGCAGCCATCTGCCTCAGGCGCCATGCGAAGCAACGGGAGAAGGAGCGCCTGGCTGCCCTGGGGCCTGAAGGTGCTGCTGACACCACCCTCGAGTACCAG GAGCTGTGCCGCCAGCACATGGCTGCCAAGTCACTCTTTGGCCGTGCGGAGGCAtctgcagcaccagcagagaCCTCGCGGGTCAGCAGTGTCTCATCCCAGTTCAGCGATGCCCCgcagcccagccccagctcccacagcagcacccCCTCCTGGTGCGAGGAGCCGGTCCAGTCCAACATGGACATCTCCACCGGACACATGATCCTG GCCTACATGGAGGACCACCTCCGCAACCGGGACCGACTGGCCAAGGAGTGGCAGGCTCTCTGTGCCTACCAGGCTGAGCCCAGTGTTTGCTCCATCGCCCAGAGTGAAGCCAACCTGAAGAAGAACCGCAACCCTGATTATGTACCCT ATGACCACATGCGGATcaagctgaaagcagaaagtaaCCCATCCCGTAGTGACTTCATCAATGCCAGTCCAATT ATTGAGCACGACCCACGGATGCCAGCATACATTGCCACGCAGGGGCCGCTGTCTCACACTATTGCTGATTTCTGGCAG ATGGTGTGGGAGCATGGCTGCACTGTCATCGTCATGCTGAGCCCACTGGCTGAGGACAGCGTCAAGCAGTGTGACCGCTACTGGCCGGATGAAGGCTCCTCTCTCTACCACATCTACGAG GTGAACCTGGTGTCGGAGCACATCTGGTGTGAGGATTTCCTGGTGCGCAGCTTCTACCTGAAGAATGTTCAGTCACAGGAGACCCGCACCCTGACGCAGTTCCACTTCCTCAGCTGGCCAGCCGAGGGGATCCCTGCCACCACCCGGCCTCTCCTTGACTTCCGCAG GAAGGTGAACAAGTGTTACCGGGGTCGCTCCTGCCCTATTATTGTGCACTGCAG TGATGGTGCTGGCAGAACTGGGACATACATCCTCATTGACATGGTCCTGAACCGAATGGCCAAAG ggGTGAAGGAGATAGACATAGCTGCTACGCTGGAACACATCAGAGACCAGCGACCAGGCATGGTGCAGACCAAG GACCAGTTTGAGTTCGCACTGACGGCTGTGGCAGAGGAAGTGAATGCCATCCTGAAGGCGCTGCCACAGTGA